Within the Trichoderma breve strain T069 chromosome 3, whole genome shotgun sequence genome, the region CTTGGCAGGCAAAGAGAGAACGGAGGATGACTGGCGCCAGCTAATTACGAGGTTTAATAATGAGAATCCTGATAATGAGCTGGAATTTACGCTTTGTCCAGGAAATGAATCTTGTACAGATAATACGCCCTGTACACACAATGAGCTTTGTAACAGGAAGCATGCGTTCGGGGTTGTCGAGTTGAAGTTTGCGTCTTCGTCCAAGAGCGTATGTAAATAGCTTCCGTGGGATGGGATGTCAGGGAATATTTGAATACGAGAAGTTGAGCCAGAGTAGGCATGACCCAAAATGAATTAGAAGACTAATATATGTGACTTTTAAGTTTGTAGTACTAGAGATCTATGTTAGACAGCCAAATGAGGCATTCTGAGTTGGATACAGACTCAGATATTGCAGAAACGAACCAAAATAGGCGATCCCAAGGCTTTTCACAACCTACTGaagtcatcaacaacctAGTTCAGTACAAGCTATTAAAATGTTATAAAGAACTTAGTGGAAACTCGAATTCTATGGTCGTAATTGCTGGATCGAGGAGATGAAACATTCTGAAGGAGATTCTCGTGAAGTAACCAACCTGCCGACAAGGGTGGTCCTTGCACATGTATCTAGAGCTCCAATTCGAAGTTGAATGCTAGTATTAAACGCTAGTATTGTACCTTAATTTGCATTATCTAAATTCTATATCACATTATGAGCATGAGCTGTTACTGCAGCTACTATATTGCGTGCATATTCAATCACAAAGTATTCAGTAGAAAAAGAGCCCTATTCGCTGGAAACAACCATATGGTATGCCATTCAAGATGTCTCCAAATAAACGGTTAAGGGGAAGGCGTTGGTGTAGACATTCCGAAAAGACCAAAGGTAACAGTGGAACATGGGGAGTTCCATTCCGAGGGGGGCACGAATTGGGCTGAAGGGATATTATCTTTGCCAAGCAAGATGTACGAATTCTCATTCTGATCAAACTGTGGCGATCCCAGTTCGGCAAGGCCGTTGACAGGATCGTTAGCAAAGGAGGCCCAGGCTTTTTGCATAATCTTTGTCAAGTTTCTTTGGTCCGCTGTCGTTGGAAGTCCGGTAACATCTTCCGAAGCCCCAAAAACCATGTGTAAATCGACCATGTGGTAAGCTCCACTCGTGCTGTCGTTCGTGCTGTATAGGCGAGTATTATCCCAATCAGCCATATATCGAAAGGTCCATGCTGGAACCCCATGGCTGCGACGAAGCCGCAGCTTGAAAGGTTACTGGGCACGTGAAAGATTTGAGAAGAAACTGGGTAACATCTTGAGAGGTCGGTAGAAGACCTGTTTGGGCAAATGGAACGAGACGATAGAAGCCGTCCTCGTTGTTCGTATTTCCAAGCATGATAGGTACCTTGGCGAAATGACCTGCAGTGGTTCCGTTGATGTAGTCAGAGAAgacaacctcatcatcggGGAAGGGAGCAAAAATGGGAGATGGATCTCAAGAAGTTGTCGCTTGGAAGAGGTCTGATTGTTTCCGAAATCGCCAAGATGTTTTGCCAGCCGACTTGTCGGACGCAAGCCAATTGATCTTCTTCACTCGTACAGTTCACTCCTGCGACAATGGTATTCCAATTATTCTCAACGGTAGTGGCAGTGTTAAAAGGGAAACTGAAAGCGTTGCCAGAGTGGGCTATGATGCCGCTGACAATAGGATCTTGCTCATAAGCATAGGCCCAAAAGTCAACTGCTTCGCCCCCAACAGACTGTCCAAAGATAGTAATCTTCTCAGGATTACCTCCAAATGCGGCAATATTATCGCGAACCCATTCAACACCAACGCGCTGATCACGGAGACCAAGGTTGGCAGGCTGGCCTGGGGCTCCAGGGAAGCCGAAGACGTCAATTCGGTAGTTAACCGTAACAATGACTACATCCTGCGCGCCCGCAAAGTATTTGCCGTTGTAGAACGCAGTGTCAGTGCCTCCAAGGTTGAATCCTACCTTCAGTTAGCACTACATTTCTCACACCCCTTATGGATCGTCAACGAATAGATACTGACCTcctccaaagaagaagaccaagacgGGCTTGGAAGCATCTGCGACATTAGTTGCTTTGGTCCAAACGTTTAAATATAGGCAATCCTCGCTCTGAGGAGTGGCACCATCAACCAAAAAATCTGCAACACACTTTGCACCCTGTGGAGTGAAACCAGGGTAGCCAGAAAGGTTTGTATTTCTTGGATGAGGACAGGCTGCCGCATACTTTGAAGTTATGTAAGGCTTTGAACTGGCGTTGAGCTTGACAGGAGCTTCGAATCGCAACTGGCCGACTGGTGGTTGTGCATAAGGGATGCCCAAGAATTCGACAACACAGTCTGAATTCCATGGAACATGTCCGGTAATAAGGCCACTAGTTGTAAGCACGTTGCTAGattggctgatgctgcaCCCAACGTTTGGCTCCACGGGGATGGATGTTACAAGCGTCCCAAAGACAAGAGCTGTAACCTGAGACTGAAAACGCATGATGCAGTCACTTGTGGTAAATGTCTTATATCTAATTATTCATGCTGGTGGAATATTGAAATCTAGAACTCAGAGAAGCCtgcgtatatatatacttagaATCTCAATGTTGATCATGAGGACACTGACCACTATGTAGAACTACGGTTGCAGCAGACGATGCCTGCAAGCAGGGGTTTTGGTAGTAACAATATTGTTCTGTAATCACTATTTCCTGTTTGTTGCATGTGTATTCACTGGACATTACGTTGATGACTGGCTACCTGCTAGTCAATAGAGATTCTTGGTATCAGCCCCTGGAGCGGGTAATACGCATCGTCTCAACCATGTAAGGGTTGCCAGCTAATTAATCACGAGCTTACCTGCAGCTGATCGTTCTATTTCTGTAATCGTCTAACCTTGTAGTTTACATCTCTGCCTCTGTGTGCCAATGAATACCAAGAGAGTGAGAACTACATATGCTGAAGCAACCCACAACATATGTATTTAAATGATCATTCATCGCTTGAAAGACATACTGCGAGTGTCTTCACGTCTTGATATGATAGATGGCACAGAACTACTTCAAACGTTGAAAAGAGACACACCTATAGCTTGTCGACGTGCGATGAAGAATACCTGTTGCATCTTGAGTTCCCTTTGGGGAATGCGGCACCCTAGTCATTTACACAGGgcagtcatcatcatcaacccaaCGCTTTCgataatagtatttaaaatCGGATGATTAGCAATGCAACTTCAATTACTACTAATCGTTTTGAGAACCTCAATCAATAAGTGGTTGCAACAGTCTTGAAGACAGGGCTGTAGGAGTGGAGGCGGCCGCGAATCCAAGGTCGAAAAGGTTGATCTGACGATCCGCGCGTCCGGATGCCTAAACTTGATCACATTGCCAAGTTATGCTGCATGAAATGAAAATTTGCATAGATTAGTGTCACAAGCCTTAGCAGTTTCACATATCATTACGGTATGTAGCAGGAGTAGTTGTAGTAATGGTTGTGGTATTGGTGCCAACTCCGATATCATGGAAGAGCTGGTAACATATCTCAATTGATGACAACACCGCTGTCAAAGTTGCCATAGATATGACTATCTATATCGCCTTTAAATGGAGAACTGCCAATTATGGAGGTCCAACCGTGATTGTTTCCATTAGTGATACTATCTTGAATATTTGGGTGAACAAGTTATACATttgttgaagaaagagatATACAGTGGCGTTGGAATGTTTGATAACCTGGACTGTATCCTTTTTAAACATTCATTTTCTTGGCTGGAAGACTCGTGTCATCCCCAGGCGGAAATTCGGCGTAACTTAACCAGCGTTGTGTCTACTTGAACGGATATCCGACGTAATTGTGATTTATGCAGGCTTCCTTTGTTGGGGGGAACATGGGGGCGAGCATGGGGGCGAGCCGGCGGGAGAGCATGGGGGAAGAATTGTGAGAATCTAACGCTACTCAAGATCTGCATGTCAGACTAGGTCATGACACCAGTTAATAGCGCCGGGTCATTAAGCTGAGGGATTAACAAATGCAGAACTGGATGACAAACGAGGGACTCGTTTTTGGTAAAATCATTTGCAGGGGAAAATAGCTGCTACAGGGCACATGTTacgcctcttcttcacccaCCGATAAAAAGCTATATATTGTTTCAGCACTAGTCGCGGAAGTAGCCATTCCAGTATTTTCTAGAGTGTGTTTTTAATTGCATAAAGTCCACTGGGACAGTGGCGGCTGCAAAATAGACAGCCTCTTATAACTCGAAAAGACGTTCTAGCATACAAACGCATCCACAGACTTTAACGCCCAATTACACAGCTTGTACAAAGCGCACCCTTTATTTTGTTACCTGAAAATTGATATTAAGCTCGCTTGTTATTATCTGTCCATTTCTATATATTTCGTCTTTATCATCCACTGGGCGGGCTGGGCCTTGAAAGCTACAGAGATCATGGAATTGCTTGGTCTGAAGGTAAACACCTCGGATGGTTTTAAGATGAAGACTGCCTAAATAGGGATATGCTTATTACACTAGTTGCCTGGATAGGGATGTGCTCATTGCGCTGGCCTTTCAGTCTTTGCTTATATCACCTGCACTTTTAGCGTAGCCTTCTTTGATCCTCTACAATAGAGCCATCTAGCGGCCCCGAGCTCTCTGCTACTTATGATCGCATGTGTCTAAGCCGTGGAAGGAGATCACTCTCTGGAGGTATGTACAAACACAGCTGCTAGAAAGAAGTGAGTCTACCATACCCTTGTCAATGATAGCCAGGATCAATTTGGACTCCAACTTCTAGCTTGTAGATCTATGTTGCTGAGGGTTTCTCGAAAAATCCGAGTTATATCTTCATATAAATCTGAGAAATAATTTTTTGCTAACCTTTATATAAACCGCTTAGCCGTTTATTTACGCTGTGTATAGCGATTAATTACAAAAGGTGGCATTATCACCTATTAGGTATCATATAGAGCAAAGGGTGGGTAAAACTTCTGGAAGGAGTAAGATCTCGCCGCTTGACCACGCTGCGTATCAGCTCTATATAGAGTGGTTATCAATTGTTTTAGTGGGCTTAAGATATAATTCGACAAATTTTCTCATCTATCGGACCAGCACTCCTCGGTATCTCATCTTTCCACTTTTTAACGTATCAATGGCCTCTTTGACTCCATCCTCCGTCATCGGGAAAGTCATAACTGTTGGCTTGATTCCATGCCGAGAAGCAAATCGAAGCAATTCACAAATAGTGCGGCGCGAAGCTGTCAGTGATCCTCTGATGGAAGCTC harbors:
- a CDS encoding carboxylesterase family domain-containing protein translates to MRFQSQVTALVFGTLVTSIPVEPNVGCSISQSSNVLTTSGLITGHVPWNSDCVVEFLGIPYAQPPVGQLRFEAPVKLNASSKPYITSKYAGAKCVADFLVDGATPQSEDCLYLNVWTKATNVADASKPVLVFFFGGGFNLGGTDTAFYNGKYFAGAQDVVIVTVNYRIDVFGFPGAPGQPANLGLRDQRVGVEWVRDNIAAFGGNPEKITIFGQSVGGEAVDFWAYAYEQDPIVSGIIAHSGVNCTSEEDQLACVRQVDPSPIFAPFPDDEVVFSDYINGTTAGHFAKVPIMLGNTNNEDGFYRLVPFAQTGLLPTSQDVTQFLLKSFTCPVTFQAAASSQPWGSSMDLSIYG